Proteins from one Desmodus rotundus isolate HL8 chromosome 9, HLdesRot8A.1, whole genome shotgun sequence genomic window:
- the TNFSF13 gene encoding tumor necrosis factor ligand superfamily member 13 isoform X2: MPASSPSFLSPKGPLGDMGGRVREPALSVALWLSWGAALGAVACAMALLTQQAELQILRRELTRLQRTGGPFEKGEGYPCLSLQEQRPENLEALESGERSRRRRAVLTHKQKKKHSVLHLVPINITFKEDSDVTEVMWQPALKRGRGLEAQGYVVRVWDTGVYLLYSQVLFHDVTFTMGQVVSREGRGRQETLFRCIRSMPSNPDWAYNSCYSAGVFHLHQGDILSVIIPRARAKLSLSPHGTFLGPQSLPTPSKTPGSLCHTSLEEPTVSSPHKKPHPHFHITLWVPSFAFHALHSPGVAASPCGQRRVAGKPWMNK; this comes from the exons ATGCCAGCCTCATCTCCTTCCTTTCTATCCCCCAAAGGGCCTCTGGGAGACATGGGGGGCCGGGTCCGAGAGCCGGCACTCTCAGTTGCCCTCTGGTTGAGTTGGGGGGCAGCTCTGGGGGCTGTGGCTTGTGCCATGGCTCTGCTGACCCAACAAGCAGAGCTGCAAATCCTAAGGAGAGAGCTGACCCGGCTGCAGAGGACTGGAGGGCCctttgaaaagggggaagggtatCCATGCCTGAGCCTCCAGGAGCAG AGGCCTGAGAACCTGGAAGCcctggagagtggggagagatCCCGGAGAAGGAGAGCAGTGCTCACCCATAAACAGAAGA aGAAGCACTCAGTTCTGCACCTTGTTCCCATTAACATTACCTTCAAGG AGGACTCTGATGTGACAGAGGTGATGTGGCAACCAGCTCTTAAGCGTGGGAGAGGTCTGGAGGCCCAAGGATATGTTGTTCGAGTCTGGGATACTGGAGTTTATCTGCTGTATAGCCAG GTCCTGTTTCATGATGTGACTTTCACCATGGGTCAGGTGGTGTCTCGGGAGGGCCGGGGAAGGCAGGAGACTCTATTCCGATGTATACGAAGTATGCCTTCCAACCCAGACTGGGCCTACAATAGCTGCTACAGTGCAG GTGTCTTCCATTTACACCAAGGGGATATTCTGAGTGTCATAATCCCCCGAGCGAGGGCGAAACTTAGCCTTTCTCCACATGGAACCTTCCTGGG TCCACAAAGCCTCCCCACACCCAGTAAAACTCCTGGTTCTCTATGCCACACCTCCCTCGAGGAACCCACTGTCTCTTCACCCCACAAAAAGCCCCATCCTCATTTCCACATTACTCTTTGGGTCCCAAGTTTTGCCTTTCATGCTCTGCATTCCCCTGGCGTGGCAGCAAGCCCCTGTGGGCAGAGACGGGTCGCTGGGAAGCCTTGGATGAATAAGTAG
- the TNFSF13 gene encoding tumor necrosis factor ligand superfamily member 13 isoform X1, with amino-acid sequence MPASSPSFLSPKGPLGDMGGRVREPALSVALWLSWGAALGAVACAMALLTQQAELQILRRELTRLQRTGGPFEKGEGYPCLSLQEQRPENLEALESGERSRRRRAVLTHKQKKKHSVLHLVPINITFKEDSDVTEVMWQPALKRGRGLEAQGYVVRVWDTGVYLLYSQVLFHDVTFTMGQVVSREGRGRQETLFRCIRSMPSNPDWAYNSCYSAGVFHLHQGDILSVIIPRARAKLSLSPHGTFLGLRFHEY; translated from the exons ATGCCAGCCTCATCTCCTTCCTTTCTATCCCCCAAAGGGCCTCTGGGAGACATGGGGGGCCGGGTCCGAGAGCCGGCACTCTCAGTTGCCCTCTGGTTGAGTTGGGGGGCAGCTCTGGGGGCTGTGGCTTGTGCCATGGCTCTGCTGACCCAACAAGCAGAGCTGCAAATCCTAAGGAGAGAGCTGACCCGGCTGCAGAGGACTGGAGGGCCctttgaaaagggggaagggtatCCATGCCTGAGCCTCCAGGAGCAG AGGCCTGAGAACCTGGAAGCcctggagagtggggagagatCCCGGAGAAGGAGAGCAGTGCTCACCCATAAACAGAAGA aGAAGCACTCAGTTCTGCACCTTGTTCCCATTAACATTACCTTCAAGG AGGACTCTGATGTGACAGAGGTGATGTGGCAACCAGCTCTTAAGCGTGGGAGAGGTCTGGAGGCCCAAGGATATGTTGTTCGAGTCTGGGATACTGGAGTTTATCTGCTGTATAGCCAG GTCCTGTTTCATGATGTGACTTTCACCATGGGTCAGGTGGTGTCTCGGGAGGGCCGGGGAAGGCAGGAGACTCTATTCCGATGTATACGAAGTATGCCTTCCAACCCAGACTGGGCCTACAATAGCTGCTACAGTGCAG GTGTCTTCCATTTACACCAAGGGGATATTCTGAGTGTCATAATCCCCCGAGCGAGGGCGAAACTTAGCCTTTCTCCACATGGAACCTTCCTGGG ACTTCGATTTCATGAATATTAA
- the TNFSF12 gene encoding tumor necrosis factor ligand superfamily member 12 isoform X3, whose product MAARRSQRQRERRGEPGTALLAPLMLGLGLVLACLGLLLAVVSLGSRASWSAQEPSQRELVAEEDQDPLELSPLSEESQDPGPFLKQLVRRRRSAPRDRKTRARRVIAAHYEVHPQLGQDGIQAGVDGTVSGWEEAKINSSNPLRYDRQSRGFIVTRAGLYYLYCQVHFDEGKAVYLKLDLLVDGTLALRCLEEFSATAASSPGSQLRFCQVSGLLPLRPGSSLRIRTLPWANLKAAPFLTYFGLFQVH is encoded by the exons atGGCTGCCCGTCggagccagaggcagagggagcgCAGGGGGGAGCCGGGCACCGCCCTGCTGGCCCCACTcatgctgggcctgggcctggtgctggccTGCCTTGGCCTCCTGCTGGCCGTGGTCAGCCTGGGGAGCCGAGCATCGTGGTCTGCCCAG GAGCCTTCCCAGCGGGAGCTGGTGGCAGAAGAGGACCAGGACCCTCTG GAACTGAGTCCCCTGTCAGAGGAGAGCCAGGATCCCGGGCCTTTCCTGAAACAATTGGTTCGGCGTCGCAGAAGTG CACCTAGAGACCGGAAAACACGGGCTCGAAGAGTGATTGCAGCCCACTATGAAG TTCACCCACAGCTCGGACAGGACGGCATACAAGCGG GTGTGGACGGGACGGTGAGTGGCTGGGAGGAGGCCAAAATCAACAGCTCCAACCCACTTCGCTATGACCGCCAGAGCAGGGGATTTATAGTCACCCGGGCTGGGCTCTACTACCTGTACTGTCAG gtgCATTTTGATGAGGGAAAGGCTGTCTACCTGAAGCTGGACTTGCTAGTGGATGGCACGCTGGCCCTCCGATGCCTGGAAGAGTTCTCCGCCACCGCGGCGAGTTCCCCTGGGTCCCAGCTCCGTTTCTGCCAGGTGTCTGGGCTGTTGCCCCTGAGGCCAGGGTCCTCCTTGAGGATCCGTACCCTCCCTTGGGCCAATCTCAAGGCTGCCCCTTTCCTTACCTACTTTGGACTCTTCCAAGTTCACTGA
- the TNFSF12 gene encoding tumor necrosis factor ligand superfamily member 12 isoform X1 encodes MAARRSQRQRERRGEPGTALLAPLMLGLGLVLACLGLLLAVVSLGSRASWSAQQEPSQRELVAEEDQDPLELSPLSEESQDPGPFLKQLVRRRRSAPRDRKTRARRVIAAHYEVHPQLGQDGIQAGVDGTVSGWEEAKINSSNPLRYDRQSRGFIVTRAGLYYLYCQVHFDEGKAVYLKLDLLVDGTLALRCLEEFSATAASSPGSQLRFCQVSGLLPLRPGSSLRIRTLPWANLKAAPFLTYFGLFQVH; translated from the exons atGGCTGCCCGTCggagccagaggcagagggagcgCAGGGGGGAGCCGGGCACCGCCCTGCTGGCCCCACTcatgctgggcctgggcctggtgctggccTGCCTTGGCCTCCTGCTGGCCGTGGTCAGCCTGGGGAGCCGAGCATCGTGGTCTGCCCAG CAGGAGCCTTCCCAGCGGGAGCTGGTGGCAGAAGAGGACCAGGACCCTCTG GAACTGAGTCCCCTGTCAGAGGAGAGCCAGGATCCCGGGCCTTTCCTGAAACAATTGGTTCGGCGTCGCAGAAGTG CACCTAGAGACCGGAAAACACGGGCTCGAAGAGTGATTGCAGCCCACTATGAAG TTCACCCACAGCTCGGACAGGACGGCATACAAGCGG GTGTGGACGGGACGGTGAGTGGCTGGGAGGAGGCCAAAATCAACAGCTCCAACCCACTTCGCTATGACCGCCAGAGCAGGGGATTTATAGTCACCCGGGCTGGGCTCTACTACCTGTACTGTCAG gtgCATTTTGATGAGGGAAAGGCTGTCTACCTGAAGCTGGACTTGCTAGTGGATGGCACGCTGGCCCTCCGATGCCTGGAAGAGTTCTCCGCCACCGCGGCGAGTTCCCCTGGGTCCCAGCTCCGTTTCTGCCAGGTGTCTGGGCTGTTGCCCCTGAGGCCAGGGTCCTCCTTGAGGATCCGTACCCTCCCTTGGGCCAATCTCAAGGCTGCCCCTTTCCTTACCTACTTTGGACTCTTCCAAGTTCACTGA
- the TNFSF12 gene encoding tumor necrosis factor ligand superfamily member 12 isoform X2, with translation MAARRSQRQRERRGEPGTALLAPLMLGLGLVLACLGLLLAVVSLGSRASWSAQQEPSQRELVAEEDQDPLELSPLSEESQDPGPFLKQLVRRRRSAPRDRKTRARRVIAAHYEGVDGTVSGWEEAKINSSNPLRYDRQSRGFIVTRAGLYYLYCQVHFDEGKAVYLKLDLLVDGTLALRCLEEFSATAASSPGSQLRFCQVSGLLPLRPGSSLRIRTLPWANLKAAPFLTYFGLFQVH, from the exons atGGCTGCCCGTCggagccagaggcagagggagcgCAGGGGGGAGCCGGGCACCGCCCTGCTGGCCCCACTcatgctgggcctgggcctggtgctggccTGCCTTGGCCTCCTGCTGGCCGTGGTCAGCCTGGGGAGCCGAGCATCGTGGTCTGCCCAG CAGGAGCCTTCCCAGCGGGAGCTGGTGGCAGAAGAGGACCAGGACCCTCTG GAACTGAGTCCCCTGTCAGAGGAGAGCCAGGATCCCGGGCCTTTCCTGAAACAATTGGTTCGGCGTCGCAGAAGTG CACCTAGAGACCGGAAAACACGGGCTCGAAGAGTGATTGCAGCCCACTATGAAG GTGTGGACGGGACGGTGAGTGGCTGGGAGGAGGCCAAAATCAACAGCTCCAACCCACTTCGCTATGACCGCCAGAGCAGGGGATTTATAGTCACCCGGGCTGGGCTCTACTACCTGTACTGTCAG gtgCATTTTGATGAGGGAAAGGCTGTCTACCTGAAGCTGGACTTGCTAGTGGATGGCACGCTGGCCCTCCGATGCCTGGAAGAGTTCTCCGCCACCGCGGCGAGTTCCCCTGGGTCCCAGCTCCGTTTCTGCCAGGTGTCTGGGCTGTTGCCCCTGAGGCCAGGGTCCTCCTTGAGGATCCGTACCCTCCCTTGGGCCAATCTCAAGGCTGCCCCTTTCCTTACCTACTTTGGACTCTTCCAAGTTCACTGA